Proteins from a single region of Capsicum annuum cultivar UCD-10X-F1 unplaced genomic scaffold, UCD10Xv1.1 ctg4422, whole genome shotgun sequence:
- the LOC124892140 gene encoding uncharacterized protein LOC124892140, with amino-acid sequence MDEIEKVDKVATEYLKEEEPKIWARSFHTNRRYNLLTTNNVESMNAVLRKVRQLPMLGLIDYIQNRLQNLFNEIKMEEQGKFQDITHWSEVEVTDKIQAALKLKVGPIDAIRFIVREGGVEYIVDLKSRTCQCLVFQTDEIPYIHAIAAINSRNMNKSSYCSH; translated from the exons atggatgagatagaaaaagtcGACAAAGTTGCTACAGAGTACTTGAAAGAAGAAGAACCAAAAATATGGGCTCGTTCATTTCATACCAACAGAAGGTACAATTTGCTTACAACTAACAACGTGGAGTCCATGAATGCGGTACTGAGAAAAGTAAGGCAACTGCCAATGCTGGGACTGATCGATTATATTCAAAATAGGTTACAAAATTtgtttaatgaaataaaaatggaagaaCAAGGAAAATTTCAAGACATCACACATTGGTCGGAAGTGGAGGTGACTGACAAGATTCAAGCCGCCTTGAAATTGAAA GTAGGGCCCATTGATGCAATAAGATTTATTGTAAGAGAAGGAGGAGTTGAATATATTGTAGACCTGAAGAGTAGGACTTGTCAATGCTTGGTATTTCAAACAGATGAGATACCATACATCCATGCAATTGCAGCGATAAACAGTAGAAATATGAACAAGTCTAGCTATTGTTCTCATTAG